The Salvia miltiorrhiza cultivar Shanhuang (shh) chromosome 2, IMPLAD_Smil_shh, whole genome shotgun sequence DNA window TCCCGATCACTTTTGCTGTGGCTGGTGATTTGGGTCAGACTGAGTGGACCAAGTCGACTCTGGATCACATAGACCAGTGCAAATACGATGTGCATATGCTTCCTGGAGATCTTTCGTATGCTGATTACTTGCAGCACTGGTGGGACACGTTTGGGGAGCTGGTGCAGCCGCTTGCTAGTGCAAGACCGTGGATGGTGACTCAGGGAAACCACGAAAAGGAGTACATACCAATGTTGGAGGATAGTTTCAAGTCATATAACTCGAGATGGAAAATGCCCTATCAAGAGAGTGAATCCACTTCGAACCTGTTTTATTCGTTTGAAGTGGCTGGAGTTCATGTCGTCATGCTTGGCTCCTATACAGACTATGACAAGTACTCTGAACAATATTCTTGGCTGAAGGTTAGTCGAGAGTGGCTTCTATTCATGTATACAATAGTGTATGTAATCAGTTTTATCGTTTGTAGTAGGAAAAGAAGCTACCGTTAATGAAAACCATGCTTACCTCATAAATGGATTATTAAGCAATTGAAGGGTGAAGTGAAAGCTACTAATGAGACATGGCTTTTGTAATATCAGTGTATGATTACTTACCTCGAGAAGTTGTTAGTGATTTCTTCGTTCATTGTTGTTTCTGCAGGCTGACCTTTCGAAGGTAGACAGGAAAAGGACACCGTGGCTTCTTGTGCTATTTCACGTCCCGTGGTATAACAGTAATGAGGCTCATCAATGTGAAGGCGATGACATGAAGGCAGCCATGGAACGGTTGCTTCATGCTGCTGGTGTGGATCTGGTGCTGGCTGGCCATGTACATGCCTATGAACGTACCGTAAGTTCACACTGTAAATCTTGTTTATTTATTGTTGCTTTCTGAGTAGTGATATATTGTGTTGGCTATCGCAACAGAGCCGTGTGTATAATGGTAGATCGGATCCTTGCGGCGCTGTCCACATTACAATTGGTGATGGTGGAAACAGGGAAGGTTTAGCAAACAAGTAAGTTTTCGCCTAGTAATATTTATGTCATAACATCTACTTGAGGAAGAAAATCATCGAGAAAATTACTGTTTAATACCCCAACTATTGACATTTTACTGAAAATGTCCCAAACTATACAtaattagaattaaatatagACTGCATATTGTGGTTTAGTCCAACAATCTGATGCTAGTTGTATACGTGCGGTTGCCTTGTTTGGTTTCGACTACATCTTCATCCCCGTCATTATACAGCCTTCTCAAATGTAAAAGGACACACAAAAGTAGTATTGTGAAACACTGGATTGATCTCTTCCCCTGCTAATTCTTGTGAGACGTCGTCTTGCTTTGTGTCAGGTACATGGATCCCCAACCGGAGTGGTCCATTTTCCGTGAAGCAAGCTTTGGTCATGGCGAGCTGAGGATAGTGAACGCAAGCCATGCGTATTGGAGTTGGCACAGGAATGATGACGACGAAGCAGTGAGATCGGATCAAGTGTGGCTGACTTCGCTACCCGGCTCAGGCTGTCTCAGTGAGAAGAAGGGTGATCATGAGTTGAGGAAAATGCTGCTGGAGCCATAGGCCTTGCAAATACTTTGATGCCCAATTCTCATActagtatgtatatatatgaattttaaccTTCTATGTGTATCTCATTAAATATCATCTCTATCTCTACTGAAGTAAAATTGTGTGTTTTTTAATCAGGGTTTCTATTTTGGCAAAGATGAATTCCCTTCCTTCgaaaaaaacaagaatgaatTCCAACATCTTGGAAAGATACTTTCTCTTCAATTAGTAGGTCAAGAGTTTGAGTTTATCACTAACAAATAAAGAGTTCGAGTTCATCATAGTAATAAACTATGATGACccttttaaaaaaaacactAAAACTTTGAAATAAAGTTAAAAGTTGATAATATTTATAATACACTTATACTATTTGATTAATGAAGCCGAAACATAATACCGGACACTttagtataaaattgatacatcttttttttttacttgggggagttggagagagggagcagtggggtttaaATTCGGGACCTCATTGTTCACACACAGAAGGTTAtaccgcttggtgtcccattGGGGacatataaaattgatacatcaaagaaaaataaaataatattaaatataggaCAAGATAAGTATTGTATAATGATATTAAGATTTAATGAATGGTaacttcttatttatttattttttttgagagagaaaatGTATGGTAACTTCATTATTGTTGATATTAATAAATCCCTATTTCTAGAAAACGCATCATAAAGTCATAGTCCACTCAAGaatttttattactttatttgtGGAATGATGACTTTTACAAGATTAACACCTCTTACTGTGTTTTAGATATTGAATATGCTGTCAGTTGGTTTTGATAGAAATATAGAATACTCTTGAGGATAGAGTCGGTAAATTTGATCTTTGATCTGATATAATTACTCCCACCGTCCTACATGCCCAATTTCTTTTTTGGAGTTTCATGAAATTTGACCTGtttttaaaaatgacaaaaaatatcaatttcttaattctggTGCCGAAAATAATTGGATCATGTTTTATGGGATGGAGAAAGTATTATTTTCTTCGGtctttcaaatatatttataagagAGAATGATATgagttgtaataaaaattaattatttatttgatgtATGAAAAATTAGTCTGACAAAAAGTAAATATTGTGAAGTTATTTCAAAAATAggctaaaaaaatattatgggaacggataaaaaaaaaagaaaatatttgagGGACggaatataattttagttttaaattatGGACATCCAATCATGAGTCACCAGGTTGCTCgattactttttctttttcggtGAAGCACTTTTAACTAGTTCTGGAAGGTAAAATTACTCAGAAAAGTCTGAAAATGGTGGCGTCGAATTCACCACAACAATCCTGATTTTCCCCAAATCGGAAACGGCAACAAATTCGTCGAccttgaaaaaatattaaaacaaaataaaaaattatacacaGTCAACGGAGTTGGTAGCTCTCACCTGATCAACTTCACCACGCGCCTCTCTTGAACATTTCCTCAATAAAATTCTCCACAGAAAAACCCCTCATTTCTTCACCGCTGAATCGTTTCCTTGATTTCCCAGAATAAAAATCCAATCTTTTTCAGGACCCAGCTCTAAAAATGCATGATTTCTGTTTCACGATCCCATATGGGCTGCTATTGGTGTGCGGCGGCGTGATTGGCTACGTCAAGAAAGGCAGCATCGCCTCGCTTGGCGGCGGCGCCGGCACCGGATTGCTGCTCGTCCTTGCCGGTTATCTCAGCCTGCAAGCATTTCACAAGCGCAAAAATTCCTACTTTGCTTTGATTCTTGAAACGGGTATGCCTCATTTTGTTGCTCACTGTGAATGCTATCATAAATTTGATGAGCAGTTGTCTATGCCCTTTTCGTGTTTaagaatttaattcttttgttgACGTCTTAATTTGGATCTGTGTGAAAAGGTTTAATGTTTGGTGTGTTGGTTGCATTTTCTTCAGTGAGATAATAGGGCTTGTTTTGATATTTACCTTTTTTTAGAGATAGGATGGGCAAGCTAGAGATTTTATGAATTGAGAGACTGACTTTCGTGTATGATTTTTCaagataaatttattttactGCTGTTAAATCAAATTCACTATCCTCATTATTTTACTCATATATCCCTTTGATGTAGTCCTGCCATTTTTAGCAAGATGCAGTCCTTCTATAAGTGGATTTAATTGGGATTGGAATTATTTATATCTGGATCAAGAGATGATGTTGCATCACAAGACTTAAACTTTCATGTTAATGCATTGTAATGGAAAGTAATCTGCAGTTGTTATCTTGTAAATCAGAATGGATCTCTAAGAAAGATGGAAGAATAGTCTGTATGGATGAGCCTAGGAAGAGTAAACACGTGTTCATGGTCGTTTCTGTTCTACTGTCTGTATAGAAGGCTATAGGTTTCTCCAAAAGATGCTGATTTATCATAGTGATTTCAATACTTTGGATTCCTTCAAATGTTAACTTCTCAACTTCATAGAATAAATCACTCATAATTGTTGTCGAACATTATGGCATGCCACTTTTTTATACCACTTCTCTGATTGCTTTTTTCAGTTACAATGTATCAAACTTTAGATGATCCTCATCGGTTATGCAATTTATGCTGTAATTACCATTTGTTATTTTCGTACACAGAGAGTTTTTGTCATCCTTTTCTAATAATTACTATTTTCCCCCATATGGATGACTATTTTATTGGCTTGACATTGTCTCTACTCTCTAACAGCTATTGCTGCTATGCTATCATTTATCATGGGTCAACGTTACATGCAAACCCAAAAAATCATGCCAGCTGGTATCGTTGCTGGGATCAGGTAAGAAACAGTTGAGACATTCTGCACTGTGGTACTTCATGATCAAAATGTTCCAGAATGAATGCATTCTTAACTTGTTGCATCGAGTGTGAGTTTACCGAAACTACATGTATTCATGGAAGGCCGACTCCTTATGACTGTTGTATCTTGCTGAAATCTTTAACTAAGATATTGGTTGGCTGTGTACTTGTTATAGGTCACTTGCTTAAAACATTCACCGTTGTGCTCAGAGTTATTTCTGTGGCATTGTTTCTTCCCTACTTTAGGcatttaataaaacataaaagcAAAAAGTTATTCTACATTGATATTCTTGTTGAAATGAACTCCACATCCATCATTCGTAACTTTAGTAAGCTCAGTTAAGGTTTCTTTGCCTCCTCGAATAGAAATATGAATTAAAGTATTGAGTTTATCCATTCATCCCTTACTAATCTTGATGTAAAAAGTTTGTTTGTTATTGTTCATATAGAACGAGTAGTCTTATCTGCACTCTAAATGCTAATGTTGGCTTTGTTCCTTACATGAGAAATATATCGATCGCAAAATTGGACTTACAGAATAGAATTACTCACGCTTTTCATCTTTTAATATTAGAATAAAATGATATTCAAAGAAATAAGTGACTGTGTGAATATCTACATGCTGTCCCTACATCCTCTCCAATTACCTGACTATCTCTTCTTCTTATCTCTCCTATATACCATCCTTATGTCTAAATGCTGCCACCCTACCTTAAGCGTCTAGAATGTAATcaatggaaaaaagaaaaagaaattggaTTGGGAGAATTAATTTAGATAATCCTAGTATAAGCATAGTACTTACACCATTTTCTTCAATGACGGTATGGCATGGTTGCCAGTTTCCTTTTAATGATAGGAATTTCAACCTTTGGTTATATCAAGTCTATCATTTCGTATATTTTCAACCTAGGAAAGTAGGTGGAATCCTTgtgtttttcttcttcttcttcttcacgtAATCTCACCGCTTATAAAAAAACTGATAGCTGAGTTGTCTTTAAAACGGAATTGATTACCTCAAACATTATCTAGAAGAAAATGGATTGAATTAGCTCACACCTGAAGATTCGGAGAGAATAAAATAGCTAAATACTAGTTTCTACTCATTCTTCGACCTATTGTGCCATCAGTTGGAatactttttcattttctgaaagatcttggatgaggatgatgggcGTCGAAGAATTGATGAGTGAAATAAAAATCTCACCGACTTTGTATTTGGATCTCATAACTGGTTGACTTGTACTTATTT harbors:
- the LOC131011581 gene encoding purple acid phosphatase 18 gives rise to the protein MELNVVFLIMLLCDAAASASATADYVRPPPRATLSFPWSKKRSSEPQQVHISLAGEKHMRVSWVTNSKHSPSMVEYGTSSNNYSFTSQGESTSYSYFLYSSGKIHHTVIGPLEHNTLYYYRCGGEGPEFQLKTPPSRFPITFAVAGDLGQTEWTKSTLDHIDQCKYDVHMLPGDLSYADYLQHWWDTFGELVQPLASARPWMVTQGNHEKEYIPMLEDSFKSYNSRWKMPYQESESTSNLFYSFEVAGVHVVMLGSYTDYDKYSEQYSWLKADLSKVDRKRTPWLLVLFHVPWYNSNEAHQCEGDDMKAAMERLLHAAGVDLVLAGHVHAYERTSRVYNGRSDPCGAVHITIGDGGNREGLANKYMDPQPEWSIFREASFGHGELRIVNASHAYWSWHRNDDDEAVRSDQVWLTSLPGSGCLSEKKGDHELRKMLLEP
- the LOC131011582 gene encoding protein FATTY ACID EXPORT 5-like, whose product is MHDFCFTIPYGLLLVCGGVIGYVKKGSIASLGGGAGTGLLLVLAGYLSLQAFHKRKNSYFALILETAIAAMLSFIMGQRYMQTQKIMPAGIVAGISVVMAVFYLYKIATGGNHIPPKIE